The Vicia villosa cultivar HV-30 ecotype Madison, WI linkage group LG1, Vvil1.0, whole genome shotgun sequence genome includes a region encoding these proteins:
- the LOC131635047 gene encoding uncharacterized protein LOC131635047 yields MEVSCKILRRSVHGFLQNYHYFTSYIAFLVFPFSASILLSQAFVPSPSSLLPQIYNRLRILFDAAGFPSSSLLFNILNLKVSQTITCSIFSLPFTLTFLLVAKASIIQALKVNHSKAALSPSPASIIALYKPLFHTYICNCFLILSANASSFCLMFLAFSFVETLGYSSPGFVLFMSATGAVLFSVILANALVICNMSLALSGMEGHGGYSAILKACILMKGKASMALFLALPVNVALAAIEALFHFRVVREYHIDGKARPFVVLEGIFIAYLYSIFIILDTTVSCLFYKRLKTESWIIQDEDNYGYIGDKNFEELP; encoded by the coding sequence atggaagtttcATGCAAGATTTTGAGAAGATCAGTTCATGGTTTTCTTCAAAACTATCATTATTTCACTTCATATATAGCTTTTCTTGTCTTTCCTTTCTCGGCTTCGATACTTTTGTCACAAGCTTTTGTTCCTTCTCCTTCATCTCTTTTGCCTCAAATATATAACCGTTTGAGGATTCTCTTTGATGCTGCAGGCTTTCCTTCATCTTCACTGTTGTTCAATATTCTTAATCTTAAGGTTTCTCAAACAATCACTTGTTCAATCTTTTCTCTTCCTTTCACACTCACTTTTCTTCTTGTCGCAAAAGCATCGATAATTCAAGCGCTTAAAGTCAATCACAGTAAAGCAGCTTTGTCTCCTTCGCCCGCGTCGATCATAGCACTTTACAAGCCGCTTTTCCATACATATATCTGCAACTGTTTCTTGATTCTGTCAGCAAATGCATCTTCTTTTTGTCTCATGTTTTTGGCTTTCAGTTTCGTTGAAACACTCGGATACTCGTCGCCTGGTTTTGTTCTCTTCATGTCAGCGACCGGAGCAGTTCTCTTTTCTGTGATTCTTGCCAATGCACTTGTGATATGCAACATGTCACTTGCTCTATCTGGAATGGAAGGACACGGAGGATACTCGGCGATTCTTAAAGCTTGTATCTTGATGAAGGGAAAGGCATCAATGGCTTTGTTCTTAGCACTTCCTGTTAATGTTGCCTTGGCTGCAATTGAGGCCTTGTTCCACTTCAGGGTTGTAAGGGAATATCATATTGATGGAAAGGCAAGGCCTTTTGTGGTTTTAGAAGGGATTTTCATTGCATACTTGTACTCAATCTTCATCATCCTTGACACTACTGTGAGCTGCTTGTTTTACAAAAGATTGAAGACAGAATCATGGATTATTCAAGATGAGGACAATTATGGTTATATTGGCGACAAGAATTTCGAAGAACTGCCGTAA
- the LOC131635039 gene encoding formin-like protein 20, with the protein MALFRRFFYRKPPDRLLEISERVYVFDCCFSPDVLEEGEYKVYMGGVVAQLQDHFPDASFMVFNFREGERRAQVSDILSQYDMTVMEYPRQYEGCPLLPLEMIHHFLRSSESWLSVEGQQNVLLMHCERGGWPVLAFMLAGLLLYRKQYSGEQKTLEMVYKQAPRELLHLLTPLNPQPSQFRYLQYISRRHLGSEWPPSDTPLYLDCLILRDLPIFDDGKGCRPVVRVYGPDPSKPANRSSKLLFSTSNSIKHVRHYQQAECMLVKIDLRCRVQGDVVLECINLNEDSTSEETMFRIMFHTAFVRSNILMLSRDEIDILWDAKDQYPKDFKAEVLFLDADAVIPDLNTVTAVSQDANETESASPEEFYEVEEIFSNAADVQESKAEDNSHTFHDNAVTDGNHKRIWREDSGPQAFQDCTPDDGIHTQAGKMDSDVNAVKDISVDDASTDSNPQAVKDIAVDDGEIKSASTAITYDMKIPLETKEIIEDANRGSAIMQDKYDEEDNEVTEKELDYKEGQPMPDSSKQKSGKLLPSTAKKQIPSNSKPGDTVGKQKVKETTAFQAKQAKPTAVTRWIPSNKGSYTNSMHVYYPPSRINSAPPGLSNITTSKEKMDDNKTKSLAAPYGSATAVSADMKNDLKSRKVTTSKSFGQVVSEIDAKCPLSPPSVKETSLKTASQVQEQSSEQLLQPPAQRPIPPPPPPPPPPLPPPFTSFSRQDIRVNLQPATSPPPPPPPPPQPSWKSVASSIVASNGITSRFSEVPTVVAPLRRPPPPPFLPPWHEVSTVPPPPSTVPPAEHGSSIPRSPPPPSFPMSSTSTSPTTSQKAPPPPPPPPPPPFNSYTSSPTPPLPPTSFRNAPPPPPPPPFTNAPPPPFTRTPPAPPPPPPPPFSTSHSAPPPFTRAPPPPPPPPPMSRAPPPPPMYGAPPPPPPPMYGAPPPPPPPMSRAPPPPPPPMHGAPPPPPPPPFPGGRGPPPPPPPPGGRGPPPPPPPPPGGRGGPPPPPPPPGGRGGPPPPPPPPGGRGGPPPPPPPGGRGGPPPPPPPGGRGGPPPPPPPGGRGGPPPPPFPGGAPPPPPPLGSKGANVGADLNGRGRGYARPAAVAPRRSSLKPLHWSKVTRALQGSLWEELQRHGEPLIAPEFDVSELEKLFSTNVPKPTDTKSGGRRKSTGSKPDKVQLVDLRRANNTEIMLTKVKMPLPDMMAAVLALDESVLDVDQVENLIKFCPTKEEMELLKAYTGNKENLGKCEQFFLELMKVPRVESKLRVFAFKIQFQAQVTEFRKSLNTVNSACEEVRRSTKLKDIMKKILFLGNTLNQGTARGAAVGFKLDSLSKLTDTRASNNKMTLMHYLCKVLAERSPGLLDFHKDLVSLEGATKIQLKSLAEEMQAITKGLEKVKQELAGSENDGPVSEVFRKTLKGFITVAESDVADLTKLYSTVGKNADALALYFGEEPSRCPCEQVTATLLNFIRLFRKAHEENCKQAELEKKKAEKEAEMEKAKGVNLTKKSGKDS; encoded by the exons ATGGCGCTGTTCAGAAGGTTCTTTTACCGGAAGCCGCCGGATCGCCTTTTGGAGATCTCTGAGAGGGTTTATG tttTTGATTGTTGCTTCTCCCCGGACGTATTGGAAGAAGGTGAATACAAAGTTTATATGGGGGGAGTTGTAGCTCAGCTACAAGATCACTTTCCGGATGCTTCTTTCATGGTGTTCAACTTCAGAGAAGGGGAGAGGCGCGCTCAAGTCTCAGACATACTTTCTCAGTATGACATGACAGTTATGGAGTACCCTCGGCAATACGAGGGTTGTCCTCTTCTGCCTTTAGAAATGATCCATCACTTTCTTCGATCAAGTGAAAGCTGGTTGTCTGTGGAGGGGCAACAGAATGTGCTTTTGATGCATTGTGAAAGGGGAGGATGGCCTGTGCTGGCATTCATGCTAGCAGGTCTTCTGTTATACCGGAAACAGTACAGCGGGGAGCAAAAGACTCTTGAAATGGTCTACAAGCAAGCTCCCCGAGAACTGCTCCACCTTTTAACTCCGTTGAACCCGCAACCTTCTCAGTTCAGATACCTTCAGTATATTTCCAGGAGACATCTGGGTTCTGAGTGGCCGCCGTCTGACACACCGTTGTATCTGGACTGTCTGATTCTTAGAGACCTTCCAATATTTGATGATGGAAAAGGTTGCAGACCTGTTGTGCGTGTTTATGGTCCGGACCCTTCAAAACCTGCCAATAGAAGTTCGAAGCTTCTTTTCTCAACCTCAAACTCCATAAAGCATGTTCGACACTATCAACAG GCAGAGTGTATGCTTGTGAAGATTGATCTCCGTTGTCGTGTTCAAGGCGATGTGGTTCTTGAGTGCATAAATTTAAACGAAGATTCTACTAGTGAGGAGACGATGTTTAGAATTATGTTCCATACTGCATTTGTGCGGTCAAATATATTGATGCTGAGCCGTGATGAAATTGATATTTTATGGGATGCTAAGGATCAATATCCCAAGGACTTCAAAGCAGAG GTGCTTTTTTTGGACGCTGATGCTGTTATACCTGATCTGAACACAGTAACGGCGGTGAGTCAAGATGCAAATGAAACAGAAAGTGCTTCACCTGAGGAATTCTATGAAGTGGAAGAGATTTTCAGCAATGCAGCTGATGTGCAGGAAAGTAAGGCAGAGGATAATTCTCATACCTTTCATGACAATGCAGTGACTGATGGAAATCATAAAAGGATCTGGAGGGAGGATTCAGGTCCTCAAGCTTTTCAGGATTGCACGCCAGATGATGGGATTCACACACAGGCTGGAAAGATGGATTCCGACGTTAATGCTGTGAAAGATATCTCTGTTGATGATGCGAGCACGGATTCAAATCCTCAGGCAGTGAAGGATATTGCCGTGGATGATGGAGAAATTAAGTCAGCTTCCACTGCCATAACTTATGATATGAAGATACCTCTGGAAACAAAGGAAATCATTGAGGATGCTAATCGGGGATCGGCAATTATGCAGGACAAATATGAtgaagaagataatgaagtaacAGAAAAGGAATTAGATTACAAGGAAGGGCAGCCCATGCCTGATAGTTCCAAACAAAAATCTGGTAAACTACTTCCATCTACTGCTAAGAAACAAATTCCATCAAACTCAAAGCCAGGAGATACTGTTGGAAAACAAAAGGTTAAAGAAACCACTGCTTTTCAGGCAAAACAAGCTAAACCAACTGCAGTGACGAGGTGGATTCCTTCTAACAAGGGTTCTTACACGAATTCAATGCATGTATATTATCCACCATCAAGGATTAATAGTGCACCACCTGGACTGTCAAATATAACCACTTCAAAGGAGAAAATGGACGATAACAAAACAAAATCCTTAGCTGCTCCATATGGCTCTGCAACAGCTGTTTCTGCTGACATGAAAAATGACTTGAAAAGTCGGAAGGTGACCACTTCAAAATCTTTCGGCCAAGTAGTATCAGAAATTGATGCAAAATGTCCATTATCGCCGCCATCAGTTAAAGAGACATCTCTTAAGACAGCAAGTCAAGTACAAGAACAGAGCTCAGAGCAATTGCTACAGCCTCCCGCACAGCGTCCtattcctcctcctcctcctccaccaccaccacctttgCCACCACCCTTCACATCATTTAGTAGACAAGACATTAGGGTGAATTTACAGCCTGCAACTTCTCCCCCACCTCCACCTCCGCCACCACCTCAACCCTCCTGGAAGTCTGTGGCTTCATCAATAGTTGCAAGCAATGGAATTACATCAAGATTTTCTGAAGTACCTACTGTAGTGGCCCCATTAAGGCGTCCTCCACCACCACCATTCCTCCCTCCATGGCACGAAGTTTCAACCGTTCCTCCACCACCATCAACAGTACCTCCTGCAGAGCATGGATCATCAATTCCTCGTTCTCCTCCTCCCCCCTCATTTCCCATGTCTTCAACAAGCACGTCTCCAACTACATCTCAAAAAGctccacctccacctccaccCCCACCTCCTCCACCCTTTAATTCATATACAAGTTCACCTACACCACCTCTACCTCCAACTTCTTTTCGTAATGCTCCACCACCTCCGCCTCCACCTCCTTTTACTAATGCTCCACCACCACCTTTTACTAGGACTCCACCAGCACCACCTCCACCTCCTCCACCCCCTTTTAGTACATCTCATTCTGCACCCCCTCCTTTTACTAGAGCTCCACCACCCCCACCTCCACCTCCTCCAATGTCTAGAGCCCCTCCCCCTCCTCCAATGTATGGAGCCcctcctcctccgcctcctccAATGTATGGAGCCCCTCCTCCTCCGCCTCCACCGATGTCTAGAGCCCCGCCACCTCCACCTCCTCCGATGCATGgagcaccaccaccaccaccaccaccaccatttCCTGGTGGTCGAGGCccgccaccaccaccaccacctcctggTGGCAGAGGaccgccaccaccaccaccaccacctcccgGTGGTCGAGGAGGCccgccaccaccaccaccacctcccgGTGGTCGAGGAGGCccgccaccaccaccaccacctcccgGTGGTCGAGGAGGCCCGCCTCCACCCCCTCCTCCTGGCGGTCGAGGAGGCCCGCCTCCACCCCCTCCTCCTGGCGGTCGAGGAGGCCCGCCTCCACCTCCTCCTCCTGGTGGTCGAGGAGGCCCACCTCCTCCACCTTTTCCTGGTGGTGCACCTCCACCACCTCCGCCCTTGGGTTCTAAAGGTGCAAATGTTGGAGCTGACCTAAACGGGAGAGGGCGTGGATATGCCCGCCCTGCTGCAGTGGCACCTCGACGATCCTCCTTAAAGCCTTTACATTGGAGTAAGGTTACGAGGGCACTGCAAGGAAGTTTATGGGAAGAATTACAAAGACATGGAGAACCGCTAAT TGCACCAGAGTTTGATGTTTCGGAGCTAGAGAAACTTTTCTCTACAAATGTTCCAAAACCCACCGATACAAAATCTGGAGGGAGGCGCAAGTCTACTGGATCTAAACCCGACAAAGTTCAATTG GTTGACCTAAGGAGGGCTAATAATACGGAAATCATGCTTACTAAGGTTAAGATGCCACTCCCTGATATGATG GCTGCAGTACTAGCTTTGGATGAGTCAGTATTAGATGTTGATCAGGTGGAAAATCTCATTAAGTTTTGTCCTACCAAAGAGGAAATGGAACTTTTGAAG GCATACACTGGCAACAAGGAGAACTTGGGAAAGTGTGAACAG TTTTTTTTGGAGCTGATGAAGGTGCCAAGGGTGGAGTCAAAGTTAAGAGTTTTCGCTTTCAAAATTCAGTTTCAGGCTCAG GTTACAGAATTTAGGAAGAGTTTAAACACGGTAAACTCTGCCTGTGAAGAG GTCCGAAGATCCACCAAACTGAAGGATATCATGAAGAAAATTCTTTTTTTGGGCAATACATTGAATCAGGGAACGGCAAGGG gaGCTGCAGTTGGATTTAAGTTGGACAGTCTTTCAAAGCTCACCGATACTCGCGCTTCTAACAATAAGATGACATTAATGCATTATCTCTGCAAG gtACTAGCTGAAAGGTCGCCTGGACTTCTTGATTTTCACAAAGATCTCGTTAGTCTGGAAGGCGCCACTAAG ATACAATTGAAATCATTAGCTGAAGAGATGCAGGCAATCACCAAGGGATTAGAAAAGGTTAAACAAGAGCTTGCTGGATCAGAAAATGATGGACCCGTATCCGAAGTTTTCCGTAAG acaTTGAAAGGATTCATTACTGTAGCTGAGTCAGACGTGGCAGATCTAACAAAATTATATTCTACAGTG GGTAAAAATGCTGATGCACTTGCACTGTATTTCGGTGAGGAGCCTTCTCGATGCCCATGCGAGCAAG TTACCGCAACtctattaaattttataaggttGTTCCGAAAAGCACATGAAGAGAATTGCAAACAAGCAGAAttagagaaaaagaaagctgaGAAAGAGGCTGAGATGGAGAAGGCTAAGGGCGTTAATTTAACAAAAAAGAGTGGGAAAGATAGTTGA